CTGAGGCCGGAGATGCGGGCGCGCAGATCGTACGCGTGCAGGGGTTCCTCGTGGAGAAATCCGAGGATGCAGAGGGTGAGCACCGGGCCTCCGAGGTGCGTACTTCGCGGTCGTCGTGGCTGTCCAGAGTAGCCGCGCTGAAAATTATACCTCTAACCGAGATGCCTCTGTTAGAGTCAAAGTCATGATGATGGCAACCACGCAGTACTTCCGCACCCCGGACGGCATACGGCTCGCCTACCTCGACCTGGGCGGTACCGGCCGCCCCGTCCTCGCACTGCACGGCGCCTACGGGCGCGGCCGTTCCATGCTCGGGCTCGCCGACCACCTCGGACCCGAGTACCGGCTCATCGCGCTCGACCAGCGCGGCCACGGCCTCTCCGACCACCCCGACGACTACGGGCGAGACGGCTACATCGCCGACGCGGCGGCGCTCGTCGAACACCTCGGACTCGGCCCCGTCGCGACCGTCGGACACTCACTCGGCGGCATCACCGCCTACCAACTGGCCGCAAGACGACAGGAACTGGTCTCGGCCGTGGTCGTGCTGGACTTTCCGGCGGAGTACCGGGAACCGATCGGCGACGATCAGCTGCGCGCACTGCCGACGCACTTCCCGAGCATGCGGGCGATGCTGGACGCACTCGCGTTCATGGACGAGCCCCGGCACTTCAGCGAGAGCGCGGTGGAGGAACCGGAGGGCTGGCGGTTCCTGTGGCGGCCGGAGGAGATACACGCCGCCAAGGTCGCCGTCCGAGGCGACTGGTGGGACGACTTCACCGCCGCCAAGCAGCCGCTGATGGTAGTGCGGGGCGGACGCAGCACCGTCGTCCCGCGCCGGCACGCAGAGGAGATGGTCCGTCTCCGACCTGGCACGGAAGTCGTGACGATCGACGGG
This Streptomyces decoyicus DNA region includes the following protein-coding sequences:
- a CDS encoding alpha/beta fold hydrolase, which encodes MMMATTQYFRTPDGIRLAYLDLGGTGRPVLALHGAYGRGRSMLGLADHLGPEYRLIALDQRGHGLSDHPDDYGRDGYIADAAALVEHLGLGPVATVGHSLGGITAYQLAARRQELVSAVVVLDFPAEYREPIGDDQLRALPTHFPSMRAMLDALAFMDEPRHFSESAVEEPEGWRFLWRPEEIHAAKVAVRGDWWDDFTAAKQPLMVVRGGRSTVVPRRHAEEMVRLRPGTEVVTIDGHHDFYITHEAELGATVREFLDRTAPWAV